A region from the Acyrthosiphon pisum isolate AL4f chromosome A1, pea_aphid_22Mar2018_4r6ur, whole genome shotgun sequence genome encodes:
- the LOC100168431 gene encoding ribosomal protein S20-like: MDMEFKDVENTPTDQKRHKIRITLTSKNIKSLESVCSEMIADIKKRKLPVKGPVRMPTKFLRITTRKTPCGEGSKTWDRFQMRIHKRVIDLKCPSDKVKQITSVNLEPGVIAEVSIASE, encoded by the exons GATATGGAATTTAAAGATGTGGAAAATACTCCAACTGATCAAAAGAGGCACAAAATCCGTATCACATTGACTTCTAAGAACATCAAAAGTTTAGAAagtg tgtgCTCCGAGATGATTGCCGATATCAAAAAGAGGAAACTGCCAGTTAAAGGACCAGTACGTATGCCAACCAAATTCTTGCGTATCACAACTAGGAAAACACCTTGTGGTGAAGGTTCAAAGACATGGGACAGATTCCAAATGAGAATTCACAAGAGGGTGATCGATTTAAAATGCCCAAGCGATAAAGTCAAACAAATCACTAGTGTCAACCTCGAACCCGGTGTCATTGCTGAAGTTAGCATTGCTAGCGagtga